GGTTTGATCTCTTTTCCAGTATGACCCTGAAAGACAGTCTTCAGAGATTTTACACCATGGAGAACAGTATCGGGGCCGGTTAGGCCACGGCTCGCAGCTTCAACCGCAAACATCGCCAGATATGCTCCCCATCCGCCATAAAGATCCTTTGAGTTGGCCCCCTCAACAAAACCAACAAACGGGCAAAGTGGGAGCAAGGAGGCCGTCATACCAAATGCATTACATAACTGGTCAACAGACAGACCTCTGAGCAATCCAGTCGCCGCGACTGCACCTAATCCGCCCACAAAACCAGGGTTATGCAGTCCCAATTCACGGATTCTTTCAATCGAAAGCAAAGCCATTCGGGTGCAGACATCATAGCCAAAAACCACTGCCCGGATGACATCTTCCACTGGAACCGGGAAACGCTGATACGTCGCCAGAACAGTTGACCAGACATAAATCCCAGGATGCGCCGATGCTTTAGTGCCATCGTTCAATTCAATGCTAGACAACCTAGCTGCGTTAGAGAATGCAGCAATAATTGGGAGCACGGGTTGTTGGTCAGCCCAGATACTGGCTGTGCCAGCGCTCGGGTTTAAATCGCGGATCAACTGCAACAGATCCTGACAGCTCTGGTGGGACGCCGTATAGATACTCCCACCCAAATAATTCACTAATGAACGTTTTACCTGATGCAAAGTTTCAGCATCAATATCAGAAAACGAATATGAATTGAAATATTCTGCAAGTTCTCTGAAATAACTTTTCTCTGTCACTTTATATCCTTTGCTGAATATATAACTGCAGCCATCGAAAATAGTCCAAATGATACAGGGTCAGTTTTCCGATGGCTTCAGTAAATTCTTCTTCAAAAAAACTTTCTTTTTCCTCTAAAGCCCGTTAATCTCTCGCACCCAATGGCAGGCAACGAAGTGATCAGGAAGAACCTCTTCGAACTTGGGCGTGCTATTGAAACACTTTTCCTTTGCATACTCACAACGAGCTGCGAACCGACAACCGGGCTTGGGTTCAATAGGCGATGTGATCTCACCTGTCAACAACTTGCGTACCCGGGTCTTATGAATTTTTGGCTCAGGGATTGCAGCAAGAAGCGCTTTAGTATACGGATGTAATTGTTTATCAAATAAAGCATCAGTTGAGCATTTCTCAACCGTAACACCCAAATACATGACCATGATGTTCTTGGAGATATGCTTGATTACTGAAAGGTTATGTGTGATGAAAATGTAGGTAAAATCCTTTTCCTCTTGAAGATCCTGCATCAAATTGAGGATCTGGGCCTGAATGGAAACATCCAAAGCGGAAATGGGTTCATCACAGACAATGAACTTCGGGTTCAAAGCGAGGGCTCGGGCGATCCCGATTCTCTGCCGGCGTCCCCCATCCAATTCATGTGGATATGAATTA
This Chloroflexota bacterium DNA region includes the following protein-coding sequences:
- a CDS encoding MmgE/PrpD family protein; this encodes MTEKSYFRELAEYFNSYSFSDIDAETLHQVKRSLVNYLGGSIYTASHQSCQDLLQLIRDLNPSAGTASIWADQQPVLPIIAAFSNAARLSSIELNDGTKASAHPGIYVWSTVLATYQRFPVPVEDVIRAVVFGYDVCTRMALLSIERIRELGLHNPGFVGGLGAVAATGLLRGLSVDQLCNAFGMTASLLPLCPFVGFVEGANSKDLYGGWGAYLAMFAVEAASRGLTGPDTVLHGVKSLKTVFQGHTGKEIKPGQPYLINELSIKEFPACFAVNPAIKTVFKLQEKHDIAPDQIKSILVDSYPYSYDLDGGLPESLNTTSSRLSLTHSVSAAIIDGEVTPATYTTERLRDPRYVEMRKKVVTSRHNEYGTGPTGKRACIIEITLMDGQVLREEYDSALSVKDNSDEYLLNKFNGLTEEALEESQQNDLYEFAMSLERQASLDPMLDLLKAIPIIG
- a CDS encoding ATP-binding cassette domain-containing protein — its product is MDSLLEVSNLKKYFKTPRGMLHAVDDVSFVVNQGETLGVVGESGCGKSTLGRVIIRLIDSTAGKVIFDGEDITNSNARQTHALRQKMQIIFQDPYSSLNPRLTVGESISEPLVIHKLCAKKAEIEKQVYTLMDTVGLARRYVNSYPHELDGGRRQRIGIARALALNPKFIVCDEPISALDVSIQAQILNLMQDLQEEKDFTYIFITHNLSVIKHISKNIMVMYLGVTVEKCSTDALFDKQLHPYTKALLAAIPEPKIHKTRVRKLLTGEITSPIEPKPGCRFAARCEYAKEKCFNSTPKFEEVLPDHFVACHWVREINGL